One genomic segment of Mangifera indica cultivar Alphonso chromosome 6, CATAS_Mindica_2.1, whole genome shotgun sequence includes these proteins:
- the LOC123218734 gene encoding alpha-farnesene synthase-like isoform X2: MEQTKHCHSQQPNLYCQLKPEASDIIQPRNNSSSYKPSIWKYDFIQSLDPKYEEEGYKLRAQTLKEKVKRLFGESIDVLAKLEFIDNIWKLGLSTFFEEEIHEALDNRASIQNNNSCVEEDLYTTALCFRLLRQHGYEISEDVFTGFMDEKGSFSTAKCRDAKGLIELFEASHLALEGETILDKAKVFSIGTLKYIHFSTNLDSELAEKIARALELPLHRRVPWFEVRRHINAYENNKQMMNASLLELAKLNFIRVQATLQNDLREVSRWWRNLGLIENLNFSRDRLVESFMCAVGLLYDTEFRSFRKWLTKVVIFILVIDDIYDIYGSLQELQYFTNAVDRWDSKEIEHLPECMKMSFQALYDTTNEMAYEIQKEKGWNDSALPHLKKAWADFCKSLLVEAKWCNEGHTPSLQEYLNNAWISSSGPLLSVHSFLSTMKETKEMVHFLRKNQELLYNSSLVIRLCNDLGTSTAELERGDVASSILCYMRELDVSEEKARSHIKEKINKCWININGHCFTQSSSLKPFVNIITNCARVAHCLYQNGDGFGVQDRDTKDQILSLLIKPI, encoded by the exons ATGGAACAAACGAAACATTGTCATTCTCAACAACCAAATCTGTATTGCCAGCTGAAGCCAGAAGCCTCAGATATTATACAGCCCAGAAATAATTCTTCCAGTTATAAACCAAGCATTTggaaatatgattttatacAGTCTCTTGATCCCAAATATGAG GAAGAGGGATATAAACTCCGGGCTCAGACGTTGAAAGAGAAGGTGAAACGCTTGTTTGGTGAATCCATAGACGTTTTAGCAAAGCTAGAATTCATTGACAACATCTGGAAACTCGGCCTCTCCACTTTTTTTGAGGAGGAAATTCATGAAGCTTTAGATAACAGAGCTTCTATTCAGAATAACAACTCTTGTGTAGAAGAGGACCTTTATACTACTGCTTTATGCTTTAGGCTCCTCAGGCAGCATGGCTATGAAATTTCAGAAG ATGTCTTTACTGGCTTCATGGATGAAAAGGGTTCATTCTCAACGGCAAAATGTAGAGATGCTAAAGGATTGATCGAACTTTTTGAAGCCTCCCATCTGGCTTTAGAAGGTGAAACCATTTTGGACAAGGCTAAAGTGTTCTCAATTGGAACCCTGAAATATATCCATTTTTCTACTAATTTGGATAGTGAACTTGCCGAGAAAATAGCCCGTGCTTTGGAACTTCCATTGCATCGAAGAGTGCCGTGGTTTGAAGTCAGAAGGCACATAAACGCTTATGAGAATAACAAACAAATGATGAACGCAAGTTTATTAGAGTTGGCAAAACTTAACTTTATTAGGGTTCAAGCCACTCTCCAAAATGATCTTAGGGAGGTTTCAAG GTGGTGGAGGAATCTGGGCCTGATTGAAAATCTAAACTTCTCGAGGGATCGACTGGTTGAAAGCTTCATGTGCGCAGTGGGCCTTCTTTATGACACTGAGTTCAGATCTTTTAGAAAATGGCTCACAAAAGTCGTTATCTTCATACTGGTGATAGATGATATCTATGATATTTATGGTTCATTGCAAGAACTGCAATACTTCACCAATGCTGTTGATAG ATGGGATTCCAAGGAAATTGAGCACCTGCCAGAGTGTATGAAGATGTCTTTTCAAGCACTGTATGACACTACCAACGAAATGGCTTATGAAATTCAGAAGGAGAAAGGCTGGAACGATTCTGCCTTACCCCATTTGAAGAAAGCG TGGGCTGATTTTTGTAAATCATTATTAGTAGAAGCAAAGTGGTGCAACGAAGGACATACTCCATCTCTACAGGAGTATTTGAATAATGCATGGATTTCTTCATCAGGCCCGCTGCTTTCTGTCCATTCATTTTTGTCAACAATGAAAGAGACAAAGGAAATGGTACATTTTCTCAGGAAAAACCAGGAACTCCTGTACAATTCATCTCTAGTAATTCGACTATGCAATGATCTAGGCACTTCAAcg GCTGAGCTAGAGAGAGGTGATGTTGCTTCATCCATCCTGTGTTATATGAGAGAATTGGATGTATCAGAGGAGAAAGCTCGGAGCCATATTAAAGAGAAGATAAATAAATGTTGGATAAATATTAATGGACATTGTTTCACCCAATCATCTTCGCTGAAACCATTTGTGAATATTATCACAAACTGTGCACGTGTGGCGCATTGTCTTTACCAGAATGGAGATGGTTTTGGAGTTCAGGACCGTGATACAAAGGATCAAATCCTCTCTTTACTCATCAAacctatataa
- the LOC123218734 gene encoding alpha-farnesene synthase-like isoform X1: MEQTKHCHSQQPNLYCQLKPEASDIIQPRNNSSSYKPSIWKYDFIQSLDPKYEQEEGYKLRAQTLKEKVKRLFGESIDVLAKLEFIDNIWKLGLSTFFEEEIHEALDNRASIQNNNSCVEEDLYTTALCFRLLRQHGYEISEDVFTGFMDEKGSFSTAKCRDAKGLIELFEASHLALEGETILDKAKVFSIGTLKYIHFSTNLDSELAEKIARALELPLHRRVPWFEVRRHINAYENNKQMMNASLLELAKLNFIRVQATLQNDLREVSRWWRNLGLIENLNFSRDRLVESFMCAVGLLYDTEFRSFRKWLTKVVIFILVIDDIYDIYGSLQELQYFTNAVDRWDSKEIEHLPECMKMSFQALYDTTNEMAYEIQKEKGWNDSALPHLKKAWADFCKSLLVEAKWCNEGHTPSLQEYLNNAWISSSGPLLSVHSFLSTMKETKEMVHFLRKNQELLYNSSLVIRLCNDLGTSTAELERGDVASSILCYMRELDVSEEKARSHIKEKINKCWININGHCFTQSSSLKPFVNIITNCARVAHCLYQNGDGFGVQDRDTKDQILSLLIKPI; this comes from the exons ATGGAACAAACGAAACATTGTCATTCTCAACAACCAAATCTGTATTGCCAGCTGAAGCCAGAAGCCTCAGATATTATACAGCCCAGAAATAATTCTTCCAGTTATAAACCAAGCATTTggaaatatgattttatacAGTCTCTTGATCCCAAATATGAG CAGGAAGAGGGATATAAACTCCGGGCTCAGACGTTGAAAGAGAAGGTGAAACGCTTGTTTGGTGAATCCATAGACGTTTTAGCAAAGCTAGAATTCATTGACAACATCTGGAAACTCGGCCTCTCCACTTTTTTTGAGGAGGAAATTCATGAAGCTTTAGATAACAGAGCTTCTATTCAGAATAACAACTCTTGTGTAGAAGAGGACCTTTATACTACTGCTTTATGCTTTAGGCTCCTCAGGCAGCATGGCTATGAAATTTCAGAAG ATGTCTTTACTGGCTTCATGGATGAAAAGGGTTCATTCTCAACGGCAAAATGTAGAGATGCTAAAGGATTGATCGAACTTTTTGAAGCCTCCCATCTGGCTTTAGAAGGTGAAACCATTTTGGACAAGGCTAAAGTGTTCTCAATTGGAACCCTGAAATATATCCATTTTTCTACTAATTTGGATAGTGAACTTGCCGAGAAAATAGCCCGTGCTTTGGAACTTCCATTGCATCGAAGAGTGCCGTGGTTTGAAGTCAGAAGGCACATAAACGCTTATGAGAATAACAAACAAATGATGAACGCAAGTTTATTAGAGTTGGCAAAACTTAACTTTATTAGGGTTCAAGCCACTCTCCAAAATGATCTTAGGGAGGTTTCAAG GTGGTGGAGGAATCTGGGCCTGATTGAAAATCTAAACTTCTCGAGGGATCGACTGGTTGAAAGCTTCATGTGCGCAGTGGGCCTTCTTTATGACACTGAGTTCAGATCTTTTAGAAAATGGCTCACAAAAGTCGTTATCTTCATACTGGTGATAGATGATATCTATGATATTTATGGTTCATTGCAAGAACTGCAATACTTCACCAATGCTGTTGATAG ATGGGATTCCAAGGAAATTGAGCACCTGCCAGAGTGTATGAAGATGTCTTTTCAAGCACTGTATGACACTACCAACGAAATGGCTTATGAAATTCAGAAGGAGAAAGGCTGGAACGATTCTGCCTTACCCCATTTGAAGAAAGCG TGGGCTGATTTTTGTAAATCATTATTAGTAGAAGCAAAGTGGTGCAACGAAGGACATACTCCATCTCTACAGGAGTATTTGAATAATGCATGGATTTCTTCATCAGGCCCGCTGCTTTCTGTCCATTCATTTTTGTCAACAATGAAAGAGACAAAGGAAATGGTACATTTTCTCAGGAAAAACCAGGAACTCCTGTACAATTCATCTCTAGTAATTCGACTATGCAATGATCTAGGCACTTCAAcg GCTGAGCTAGAGAGAGGTGATGTTGCTTCATCCATCCTGTGTTATATGAGAGAATTGGATGTATCAGAGGAGAAAGCTCGGAGCCATATTAAAGAGAAGATAAATAAATGTTGGATAAATATTAATGGACATTGTTTCACCCAATCATCTTCGCTGAAACCATTTGTGAATATTATCACAAACTGTGCACGTGTGGCGCATTGTCTTTACCAGAATGGAGATGGTTTTGGAGTTCAGGACCGTGATACAAAGGATCAAATCCTCTCTTTACTCATCAAacctatataa